Proteins found in one Methylobacterium sp. CB376 genomic segment:
- a CDS encoding aldolase, which produces MAHAFTHSGTARGGTNGPDLDAEAVREARRDLAACFRMAARYGFEEGICNHFSALVPGHDDLFLVNPYGYAFRELTASHLLVCDFDGNVIAGDGRPEATAFYIHARLHRALPRARAAFHTHMPYATALSMTEGEPLLFAGQTALKFYGRVAVDRDYNGLALDAREGDRIAASVGGADILFMRHHGVMVLGPSIAEAFDDLYYLERACEVQCLALATGRPVRPVDPAVAAAAARQMREGDPESARLHLASLRRQLDAEEPSYRA; this is translated from the coding sequence ATGGCCCACGCCTTCACGCATTCCGGAACGGCCCGCGGCGGGACGAACGGGCCGGATCTCGACGCCGAAGCGGTGCGGGAGGCGCGCCGGGACCTCGCCGCCTGCTTCCGGATGGCGGCCCGCTACGGCTTCGAGGAGGGGATCTGCAACCATTTCTCGGCGCTGGTGCCCGGCCACGACGACCTCTTCCTGGTCAATCCCTACGGCTACGCCTTCCGCGAGCTGACGGCCTCGCACCTCCTCGTCTGCGACTTCGACGGGAACGTGATCGCCGGGGACGGCCGGCCGGAAGCCACCGCCTTCTACATCCACGCCCGCCTGCACCGGGCGCTGCCGCGGGCGCGGGCCGCCTTCCACACCCACATGCCCTACGCGACGGCGCTCAGCATGACGGAGGGCGAGCCGCTCCTCTTCGCCGGCCAGACCGCCCTCAAGTTCTACGGCCGCGTCGCGGTCGACCGGGACTATAACGGGCTCGCCCTCGACGCCCGCGAGGGCGACCGCATCGCCGCCTCGGTGGGCGGCGCCGACATCCTGTTCATGAGGCATCACGGCGTCATGGTGCTCGGGCCCAGCATCGCGGAGGCCTTCGACGACCTCTATTACCTGGAGCGCGCCTGCGAGGTGCAGTGCCTCGCCCTCGCCACCGGGCGGCCCGTGCGCCCGGTCGATCCGGCGGTCGCCGCGGCGGCGGCGCGCCAGATGCGCGAGGGCGACCCGGAATCGGCGCGCCTGCACCTCGCGAGCCTGCGCCGCCAGCTCGACGCGGAGGAGCCGTCCTACCGCGCCTGA
- a CDS encoding efflux RND transporter permease subunit yields the protein MFTFLVSASLQNRLLVLALAVVLVIYGGLTVTKLPVDVFPDLNRPTVTIMTEAEGLAPQEVEQLVTFPIETQMNGLPGVSRVRSVSGVGLSVTYVEFDWGTDIYRNRQQVAERLAMVRPQLPDTVAPSIGPISSIMGQILMVAVTGDAVAPMQLREVADFTIRPRLLTVPGVAQVIPMGGEVRQFRVAPNPAALRALGVTYEQVERALAQFGSNAGGGFTDQNAREYLIRNIGRTTSLDDLRSLVVATNGTRPVFLRQVAEVSFAARTKRGDAGFMGRPAVIVSVEKQPGVDTVRLTETVQAALAELAPGLPKGVRAEQLIFRQADFIETSIGNVEKVLLEAIAVVAVVLFAFLLNLRTTLISLTAIPVSILVTAIVFHQLGLSINTMTLGGLAIAIGELVDDAVVDVENIFRRLRENREQGNPRSVFDVVVSASQEVRSGIVYATMVIVLVFVPLFALSGIEGRLFAPLGQAYIVSILASLAVSITLTPVMAYYLLPGLKRLDEHESGLVRLLKRGNRALLRGAFGRQRLVMGLAATGVLAAAVAASFLPRAFLPPFNEGSFTVNMTFNPGISLAESNRVGLIAERLLMEMRDVRAVGRRTGRAELDEHAEGVHSSDLEIALKPGARPKTELVAEIRDRLAALPVSVNVGQPISHRLDHMLSGVRAEIALKIVGDDLDTLRRLAEELRGRMAGIPGIADLQVEKQVLIPQLEIRVDYGRAALYGVQPAAFVAQLSKLSNGSVVSRVVDGYRRFDVVMRLPDSMRTTQSLGDLLVETPSGWVPARQIADIRETDGPNQILRENARRRIAVFANTDGKTDMAAIVAGIRAQVAAANWPEGYAASLEGSFQAQAEASRTIGALSLLSLGLIYAILYSRYRSAVFTLIILGSIPLALIGSVAALWLSGQPLSVASMIGFITLTGIATRNGILKISHYLNLALHEGLAFGPDLVIRGSLERLTPVLMTALSAGVALVPLLTGADAPGKEILHPVAVTIFGGLISATLLDTVLTPVLFLRYGRKSLERLIAARDSNPTSGAGAPVEAF from the coding sequence ATGTTCACCTTCCTCGTCTCCGCCTCGCTGCAGAACCGCCTGCTCGTCCTCGCGCTCGCCGTCGTGCTGGTGATCTACGGCGGCCTCACCGTCACCAAGCTGCCGGTCGACGTGTTTCCGGACCTCAACCGGCCGACCGTCACGATCATGACCGAGGCCGAGGGCTTGGCGCCCCAGGAGGTCGAGCAACTCGTCACCTTCCCGATCGAGACGCAGATGAACGGCCTGCCGGGCGTGAGCCGGGTGCGCTCGGTCTCCGGCGTCGGCCTGTCGGTGACCTACGTCGAGTTCGACTGGGGCACCGACATCTACCGCAACCGCCAGCAGGTCGCCGAGCGGCTGGCGATGGTCCGGCCCCAGCTGCCCGACACCGTCGCGCCCTCGATCGGCCCGATCTCCTCGATCATGGGCCAGATCCTGATGGTCGCGGTGACCGGCGACGCGGTCGCGCCGATGCAGCTGCGCGAGGTCGCCGACTTCACGATCCGGCCGCGGCTGCTGACCGTCCCGGGCGTCGCCCAGGTGATCCCGATGGGCGGCGAGGTGCGCCAGTTCCGGGTGGCACCGAACCCGGCCGCCCTGCGGGCGCTCGGCGTCACCTACGAGCAGGTCGAGCGGGCGCTCGCCCAGTTCGGCAGCAATGCCGGCGGCGGCTTCACCGACCAGAACGCCCGCGAGTACCTGATCCGCAACATCGGGCGGACCACCAGCCTGGACGACCTGCGCAGCCTCGTGGTGGCGACGAACGGCACCCGCCCGGTCTTCCTGCGCCAGGTCGCCGAAGTGTCCTTCGCCGCGCGGACCAAGCGCGGCGACGCGGGCTTCATGGGCCGGCCGGCGGTGATCGTCTCGGTCGAGAAGCAGCCCGGCGTCGACACCGTGCGCCTCACCGAGACCGTCCAGGCGGCCCTCGCCGAACTCGCCCCCGGCCTGCCGAAGGGCGTGCGGGCCGAGCAGCTGATCTTCCGCCAGGCCGACTTCATCGAGACCTCGATCGGCAACGTCGAGAAGGTGCTGCTGGAGGCGATCGCGGTGGTGGCCGTGGTGCTGTTCGCGTTCCTGCTCAACCTGCGCACCACGCTGATCTCGCTCACCGCCATCCCGGTCTCGATCCTGGTGACGGCGATCGTCTTCCACCAGCTCGGCCTGTCGATCAACACGATGACGCTGGGCGGCCTCGCCATCGCGATCGGCGAACTCGTGGACGACGCGGTGGTGGACGTCGAGAACATCTTCCGACGCCTGCGCGAGAACCGCGAGCAGGGCAATCCGCGCTCGGTGTTCGACGTGGTGGTCTCGGCCTCGCAGGAGGTCCGCTCGGGCATCGTCTACGCCACCATGGTCATCGTGCTGGTCTTCGTGCCGCTCTTCGCCCTGTCGGGCATCGAGGGCCGGCTCTTCGCCCCGCTCGGGCAGGCCTACATCGTCTCGATCCTCGCCAGCCTGGCGGTGTCGATCACCCTGACCCCGGTGATGGCCTACTACCTGCTGCCCGGCCTCAAGCGGCTCGACGAGCACGAGAGCGGCCTCGTGCGCCTGCTCAAGCGCGGCAACCGGGCGCTGCTGCGCGGCGCCTTCGGCCGTCAACGGCTGGTGATGGGCCTCGCCGCGACCGGGGTGCTCGCCGCGGCCGTTGCCGCCTCGTTCCTGCCCCGGGCCTTCCTGCCGCCCTTCAACGAGGGGTCGTTCACCGTCAACATGACCTTCAACCCGGGCATCTCGCTGGCCGAGAGCAACCGGGTCGGCCTGATCGCCGAGCGCCTGCTGATGGAGATGCGGGACGTGCGCGCGGTCGGGCGGCGCACCGGCCGCGCGGAGCTCGACGAGCATGCCGAGGGCGTCCATTCCTCCGACCTGGAGATCGCCCTGAAGCCGGGCGCCCGCCCCAAGACCGAGCTCGTCGCCGAGATCCGCGACCGGCTGGCCGCGCTGCCGGTGAGCGTCAATGTCGGCCAGCCGATCTCGCACCGGCTCGACCACATGCTCTCCGGGGTGCGCGCCGAGATCGCCCTCAAGATCGTCGGCGACGACCTCGACACGCTGCGCCGCCTCGCGGAGGAGCTGCGGGGCCGGATGGCCGGCATCCCGGGCATCGCCGACCTGCAGGTCGAGAAGCAGGTGCTGATCCCGCAACTGGAGATCCGCGTCGATTACGGGCGCGCCGCCCTCTACGGGGTGCAGCCGGCGGCCTTCGTGGCGCAGCTCAGCAAATTGTCGAACGGCAGCGTGGTCTCGCGGGTGGTCGACGGCTACCGGCGCTTCGACGTCGTCATGCGCCTGCCCGACAGCATGCGCACCACCCAGAGCCTCGGCGACCTCCTGGTCGAGACGCCGTCCGGCTGGGTGCCGGCCCGTCAGATCGCCGACATCCGCGAGACCGACGGTCCCAACCAGATCCTGCGCGAGAATGCCCGCCGGCGCATCGCGGTTTTCGCCAACACCGACGGCAAGACCGACATGGCCGCGATCGTCGCGGGGATCCGGGCGCAGGTCGCGGCGGCGAACTGGCCCGAGGGCTACGCGGCGAGCCTGGAAGGGTCGTTCCAGGCCCAGGCCGAGGCCAGCCGCACGATCGGCGCGCTCTCGCTGCTCTCCCTGGGGCTGATCTACGCGATCCTGTACAGCCGCTACCGCTCGGCGGTCTTCACGCTGATCATCCTCGGCAGCATCCCGCTCGCCCTGATCGGCTCGGTCGCGGCGCTCTGGCTGTCCGGTCAGCCGCTCAGCGTGGCGTCGATGATCGGCTTCATCACCCTCACCGGCATCGCCACCCGCAACGGCATCCTGAAGATCAGCCATTACCTGAACCTCGCCCTGCACGAGGGGCTGGCATTCGGGCCCGACCTGGTGATCC
- a CDS encoding NAD(P)/FAD-dependent oxidoreductase has protein sequence MTHVVVIGAGIIGLAAAHHLRREGFAVTLIDRDPEGDRASHGNAGVIAVTEIVPASGPGVAWRVPGWLLDPLGPLALRPAHAPRLIPWLIRFVRAGRPREVARIAAALAALNARTYDDLLPMLAASGLAGELRRTGSLTVYESEAGFARDRPEWDLRRHHGIAFEAMGGDEARALEPALGPRVVRAVFAPQSAHVGDPRGIVEGLRAALLREGAAMIAGEVAELGVQDARALRVGLTDGRRIVPDRVVVAAGAWSGLLARRLGDPVLLESERGYNTTFPDPGLALGREIVFAERKFVATPLACGLRVGGAAEFGGLGAPPDFRRARALATLARLYLPGLPEGGGTAWAGHRPATPDSLPVIGPSARDRRIVYAFGHGHLGLTQAATTGRLVADLLCERPAPIDLRPYAVERFR, from the coding sequence GTGACGCACGTGGTTGTGATCGGGGCCGGGATCATCGGCCTCGCGGCGGCCCACCACCTCCGCCGGGAGGGGTTCGCCGTGACGCTGATCGACCGCGACCCCGAGGGGGACCGGGCCTCGCACGGGAATGCGGGCGTGATCGCGGTGACCGAGATCGTCCCGGCCTCGGGGCCCGGCGTCGCCTGGCGGGTCCCCGGCTGGCTCCTCGACCCGCTCGGCCCCCTGGCCCTGCGCCCCGCCCACGCCCCGCGCCTGATCCCCTGGCTGATCCGCTTCGTCCGGGCCGGGCGCCCGCGGGAGGTCGCGCGGATCGCCGCGGCCCTCGCGGCCCTGAACGCGCGCACCTACGACGACCTGCTGCCCATGCTCGCCGCGTCCGGCCTCGCGGGCGAATTGCGCCGCACCGGCTCCCTCACGGTCTACGAGAGCGAGGCCGGCTTCGCGCGCGACCGGCCCGAATGGGACCTGCGCCGCCACCACGGCATCGCCTTCGAGGCGATGGGCGGCGACGAGGCCCGGGCGCTGGAGCCCGCCCTCGGCCCGCGCGTGGTGCGGGCGGTGTTCGCGCCCCAATCCGCCCATGTCGGCGACCCGAGGGGGATCGTCGAGGGCCTGCGCGCCGCCCTGCTGCGCGAGGGCGCGGCGATGATCGCCGGCGAGGTGGCCGAACTCGGCGTGCAGGACGCGCGGGCGCTCCGGGTCGGCCTGACGGACGGGCGGCGCATCGTGCCCGACCGGGTGGTGGTGGCGGCGGGCGCGTGGTCCGGGCTGCTGGCGCGCCGCCTGGGCGACCCGGTGCTCCTCGAGAGCGAGCGGGGCTACAACACCACCTTCCCGGATCCCGGCCTCGCGCTCGGCCGCGAGATCGTCTTCGCCGAGCGCAAGTTCGTGGCGACCCCGCTCGCCTGCGGCCTGCGCGTCGGCGGCGCGGCCGAGTTCGGCGGCCTCGGCGCCCCGCCCGATTTCCGGCGCGCGCGGGCGCTGGCGACGCTCGCCCGCCTCTACCTGCCGGGACTGCCCGAGGGGGGCGGTACCGCGTGGGCGGGTCACCGCCCGGCCACCCCGGATTCGCTGCCGGTGATCGGCCCCTCGGCGCGGGACCGGCGAATCGTGTACGCGTTCGGGCACGGCCATCTCGGCCTGACGCAGGCGGCCACCACCGGGCGCCTCGTCGCCGACCTGCTCTGCGAGCGGCCGGCACCGATCGATCTGCGGCCCTACGCGGTCGAGCGCTTCCGATGA
- a CDS encoding LOG family protein, which translates to MRLCVFCGSSDGALPLYREGAAALGRHLARSGVGLVYGGGKVGLMGAVADAILEEGGEAIGVMPRALVEKEIGHPGLTTLHVVGSMHERKAMMADLADGFVALPGGLGTFEELFEIWTWAQLGYHPKPVALLNVGGFYDGLLAFLDHVTGQGFVRAPHRAMLLAGDAPEDLLARIRAYEPPRVIKWVSGSER; encoded by the coding sequence ATGCGGCTCTGCGTGTTCTGCGGTTCGAGCGACGGCGCGCTCCCCCTCTATCGCGAGGGCGCCGCGGCGCTCGGGCGGCACCTCGCCCGCAGCGGCGTCGGCCTCGTCTACGGCGGCGGCAAGGTCGGGCTGATGGGGGCGGTGGCGGACGCGATCCTGGAGGAGGGCGGCGAGGCGATCGGCGTGATGCCGCGCGCCCTCGTCGAGAAGGAGATCGGGCATCCGGGCCTCACCACCCTGCACGTCGTCGGCTCGATGCACGAGCGCAAGGCCATGATGGCCGATCTGGCGGACGGGTTCGTGGCCCTGCCCGGCGGCCTCGGCACCTTCGAGGAATTGTTCGAGATCTGGACCTGGGCGCAGCTCGGCTACCATCCCAAGCCCGTCGCGCTCCTCAATGTCGGCGGCTTCTACGACGGGCTGCTCGCCTTCCTCGACCACGTCACCGGGCAGGGCTTCGTGCGGGCGCCGCACCGGGCGATGCTGCTCGCGGGCGACGCCCCGGAGGACCTGCTCGCCCGCATCCGCGCCTACGAGCCCCCGCGCGTGATCAAGTGGGTCTCGGGGTCCGAGCGCTGA
- a CDS encoding Hpt domain-containing protein, with amino-acid sequence MDRGGGRLPEPVSAGEAGRLGPDALRALRARLAADLRSRFSPDLAHDRLAREAHEIVSLAGLLGFPALAEVCREVERACDARRDLDDVLARLMQARDATLAEIERAQVA; translated from the coding sequence CTGGACCGGGGCGGGGGGCGCCTCCCGGAGCCGGTCTCCGCCGGCGAGGCCGGGCGGCTCGGTCCCGACGCGCTGCGGGCCCTGCGGGCGCGGCTGGCGGCGGACCTGCGCTCGCGGTTCTCGCCGGACCTCGCCCATGACCGGCTGGCCCGGGAGGCGCACGAGATCGTCTCGCTCGCGGGCCTGCTCGGCTTCCCGGCGCTCGCCGAGGTCTGCCGCGAGGTCGAGCGCGCCTGCGACGCGCGCCGGGACCTCGACGACGTCCTGGCGCGGCTGATGCAGGCGCGCGACGCCACCCTGGCGGAGATCGAGCGGGCCCAGGTCGCCTGA
- a CDS encoding efflux RND transporter periplasmic adaptor subunit — MRTLFAAALGLAALALCAGGAPAHEGHDHGSEPPAAATQAPRGHSSSERFELVAVARQGVLAVYLDRAATNEPVTNAVIQAETPAGPATAAPQPDGSFRLDAAWSEAPGEYEVVFTVEADGASEVFPVALDVHPPAAPEPGKAASRAAAWAAALDVAHDLRQHLVQRDPVALLIGGGGFVLGGLTVLLIRGRRPAIPAILVLAGAAALLSPGAARAHEGHGDESAALAAPGGRDLARRQADGSVFVPKPTQRILSIRTAITATARLPRTVELPGRVIPDPNASGVVQSAVGGRLAPPPGGFPRLGTPVRKDDVLATVTPPLQQIDVSDMRQRQGELDQQIAIVQRRVERYQRLTVSGAVAQVQLEEALDELRGLKDRRAALDRVRQQPEALVAPVDGVVAEANAVAGQMASPGAQVFLIVDPLRLWVEALSFDALSPAQTASARLADGRTLALAYRGAGLADRNQAVPVQFAVAEGNGDLRTGQFVTVLASISTPQEGLALPRASVVRGANGQSLVYEHTKPELFEPREVRVEPLDAERVLVLSGLAAGRRVVTQGAELLNQVR, encoded by the coding sequence ATGCGTACCCTGTTTGCCGCGGCCCTCGGCCTCGCGGCCCTCGCCCTGTGCGCCGGCGGCGCCCCGGCCCACGAGGGCCACGATCACGGCAGCGAGCCCCCGGCGGCGGCCACCCAGGCGCCGCGCGGCCATTCCAGCTCCGAGCGGTTCGAGCTCGTCGCGGTCGCCCGGCAGGGCGTCCTCGCGGTCTATCTCGACCGCGCGGCCACGAACGAGCCGGTGACGAACGCCGTCATCCAGGCCGAGACCCCGGCCGGACCGGCCACCGCCGCCCCGCAGCCGGACGGCAGTTTCCGGCTCGACGCCGCCTGGAGCGAGGCGCCGGGCGAGTACGAGGTCGTGTTCACCGTCGAGGCCGACGGGGCCTCCGAGGTGTTCCCGGTGGCGCTGGACGTTCACCCGCCGGCCGCCCCCGAGCCGGGCAAGGCGGCGAGCCGGGCGGCCGCCTGGGCCGCGGCCCTCGACGTGGCGCACGACCTGCGCCAGCACCTCGTCCAGCGCGACCCGGTCGCGCTGCTCATCGGCGGCGGGGGCTTCGTGCTCGGCGGCCTCACCGTCCTGCTGATCCGCGGGCGCCGGCCGGCGATCCCGGCCATCCTGGTGCTGGCGGGCGCCGCCGCCCTGCTCTCCCCCGGCGCCGCGCGCGCGCACGAGGGCCACGGCGACGAGAGCGCCGCCCTCGCGGCGCCGGGCGGGCGCGACCTCGCCCGGCGCCAGGCGGATGGCAGCGTGTTCGTGCCCAAGCCGACCCAGCGGATCCTGTCGATCCGCACCGCGATCACCGCCACGGCGCGCCTGCCGCGCACCGTCGAACTGCCCGGCCGGGTCATCCCGGACCCGAATGCCAGCGGGGTGGTCCAGTCGGCGGTCGGCGGGCGCCTCGCGCCGCCCCCCGGCGGCTTCCCGCGGCTGGGCACGCCGGTGCGCAAGGACGACGTCCTCGCCACCGTGACGCCGCCGCTGCAGCAGATCGACGTCTCCGACATGCGCCAGCGCCAGGGCGAACTCGACCAGCAGATCGCGATCGTCCAGCGCCGCGTCGAGCGCTACCAGCGGCTCACCGTCAGCGGCGCCGTCGCCCAGGTGCAGCTGGAGGAAGCCCTGGACGAGCTGCGCGGCCTGAAGGACCGCCGGGCGGCGCTCGACCGGGTGCGCCAGCAGCCCGAGGCGCTGGTCGCGCCGGTCGACGGCGTGGTCGCGGAGGCGAATGCCGTGGCCGGCCAGATGGCGAGCCCGGGCGCCCAGGTCTTCCTGATCGTCGATCCGCTGCGCCTGTGGGTCGAGGCGCTGAGCTTCGACGCGCTCTCCCCGGCCCAGACCGCCTCCGCGCGCCTCGCCGACGGCCGCACCCTGGCCCTCGCCTATCGGGGCGCGGGCCTCGCGGATCGCAACCAGGCCGTGCCCGTCCAGTTCGCCGTGGCGGAGGGCAACGGCGACCTGCGCACCGGGCAGTTCGTGACCGTGCTCGCCAGCATCTCGACCCCGCAGGAGGGCTTGGCCCTGCCGCGGGCCAGCGTGGTGCGCGGCGCCAACGGCCAGAGCCTCGTCTACGAGCACACCAAGCCCGAACTCTTCGAGCCGCGCGAGGTGCGCGTCGAGCCCCTGGACGCCGAGCGCGTGCTGGTTCTCTCGGGCCTCGCGGCCGGACGGCGGGTGGTGACGCAGGGCGCCGAACTGCTCAACCAGGTTCGCTGA
- a CDS encoding RidA family protein — MPTQEEPTPEDALAALGLSLPEVPVPVANYVPYRLVGECLYLSGQGPKRPDGTYRTGRLGRDTTIEEGYADARLAGLQLLAVAKAALGDLSRVTAVVKLLGMVNAEPDFADHPKVINGCSDLFVAVLGEAGRHARSAVGMGSLPNGMTVEVEAILQVSR, encoded by the coding sequence ATGCCGACCCAAGAAGAGCCGACCCCCGAAGACGCGCTCGCCGCCCTCGGCCTCTCCCTGCCGGAGGTGCCGGTGCCGGTGGCGAACTACGTGCCCTACCGCCTCGTCGGCGAGTGTCTGTACCTGTCCGGCCAGGGGCCGAAGCGGCCCGACGGCACCTACCGCACGGGCCGGCTCGGCCGCGACACCACCATCGAGGAGGGCTACGCCGATGCCCGCCTGGCCGGGCTGCAGCTGCTCGCCGTCGCCAAGGCGGCCCTCGGGGACCTGTCGCGGGTCACGGCCGTGGTGAAGCTCCTCGGCATGGTCAATGCCGAGCCCGACTTCGCCGACCACCCGAAGGTGATCAACGGCTGCTCGGACCTGTTCGTCGCGGTGCTCGGCGAGGCCGGCCGCCACGCCCGCTCGGCCGTGGGCATGGGCTCGCTGCCGAACGGCATGACGGTCGAGGTCGAGGCGATCCTGCAGGTCTCCCGCTGA
- a CDS encoding iron-containing alcohol dehydrogenase, with translation MGLITYLTRIQFERGAIRLIDEELALLGARRPLVVTDRGLVATGLIERLAAASRALADAPVFDGTPENPTEAAVLAARDLLRARDCDSVVAVGGGSPLDLAKGVALLATHAEPLGQYAAVLGGIPRIRADQPPVVAVPTTAGTGSEVGRAALLTLADGRKLGFISPFLIPNLAICDPDLTLGLPPRLTAATGMDALTHCIETFLSPRHNPPAEAIALDGLRRAMRALPRAVRDGSDVEAREDMMMAALEGGMTFQKGLGAVHSMSHALGGRQARPLHHGTLNAVLLPHVLRFNAPACGEKFAALREAMGLPPQADLAAAIAALNAELGLPASLAAMGVTAQECEAVLPWAVADHSTATNGRPLGAEEFRRLFAEALG, from the coding sequence ATGGGCCTGATCACCTATCTCACCCGCATCCAGTTCGAGCGCGGCGCGATCCGCCTGATCGACGAGGAGCTGGCGCTCCTCGGGGCGAGGCGGCCGCTCGTGGTGACCGATCGCGGGCTCGTCGCGACGGGGCTGATCGAGCGCCTCGCCGCGGCGAGCAGGGCGCTCGCCGACGCGCCGGTCTTCGACGGCACGCCCGAGAACCCGACCGAGGCGGCGGTGCTGGCCGCCCGCGACCTGCTGCGCGCCCGCGATTGCGACAGCGTCGTGGCGGTGGGCGGCGGCTCGCCCCTCGACCTCGCCAAGGGCGTCGCGCTCCTCGCCACCCACGCGGAGCCGCTCGGCCAGTACGCGGCGGTGCTCGGCGGCATCCCCCGGATCCGGGCCGACCAGCCCCCGGTCGTGGCGGTGCCGACGACGGCCGGGACCGGCAGCGAGGTCGGCCGCGCCGCCCTCCTCACCCTGGCGGACGGCCGCAAGCTCGGCTTCATCTCCCCCTTCCTGATCCCGAACCTCGCGATCTGCGACCCCGACCTCACCCTCGGCCTGCCCCCGCGCCTCACCGCGGCGACCGGCATGGACGCGCTGACGCACTGCATCGAGACCTTCCTGAGCCCGCGCCACAACCCGCCCGCCGAGGCGATCGCCCTCGACGGGCTGCGGCGGGCGATGCGCGCCCTGCCCCGGGCCGTGCGGGACGGCAGCGACGTCGAGGCCCGCGAGGACATGATGATGGCCGCCCTCGAGGGCGGCATGACCTTCCAGAAGGGGCTCGGCGCGGTCCATTCCATGTCGCACGCCCTCGGCGGCCGGCAGGCCCGGCCCCTCCACCACGGCACCCTGAACGCCGTGCTCCTGCCGCACGTCCTGCGCTTCAACGCCCCCGCCTGCGGCGAGAAATTCGCGGCCCTGCGGGAGGCCATGGGTCTCCCGCCGCAGGCCGACCTCGCCGCCGCGATCGCGGCGCTCAACGCCGAACTCGGCCTGCCCGCCAGCCTCGCGGCGATGGGCGTGACCGCGCAGGAATGCGAGGCGGTGCTGCCCTGGGCGGTGGCGGACCACTCGACGGCGACGAACGGCCGCCCGCTCGGCGCGGAGGAGTTCCGGCGCCTGTTCGCGGAGGCCCTCGGCTGA